One segment of Anaerolineae bacterium DNA contains the following:
- a CDS encoding CDP-glycerol glycerophosphotransferase family protein, which translates to MAVDGDIITDFCNFPFMVYKVGAEQTYLDITADLLVVPDYWAVAREWLFQFTAQTHLQDILAIDGYSIWWTLIYAKAEPSLSDFSNSFAWIDFLSAVYRQFQPKMITIYGSHEVIIQIARQLFTGAALQIKPKMVKHAGRTIFPSSHLILLVVRVGLSIVCMIYNLLRHPDICFFSSANSIRNKAIGQKQELRDVYMGEIAQLLQTRGKRITFVERYAVNALWRGLWFRRLFFSSDLLLALSHPRLNWLVGHYYIVRKWQKVWAEGQSSLAAYMRYQEYDISSSLLPLVREAFFKAAHLESGVKLWYWLLKCWRPKLLFIDCAYCTLVTPVNIAAKLLRIPTVEQQHGIIGQNHISYRIPPHLRNKSQLPLCDFLVAWGDYAKRVVVESAVYTADNVVVCGFPRLDSLLKSFTPRGDILTRLNIPATAPVILYASNPTVQGLYPEILDSIQKTFTSPVYWIIKLHPAEKTRLLWQHAIKQRHLKQVIVIEEEVDFYTLLAAADLHISFCSTTMVEASVFGKPNLGLDLPTTLDPIGYTKAGAYLPVAPHQVGQMVNTLLQDKAQMELLLQKQEAFAKDWCRHEGKAVECTVDFIEAQLDKAQNLEA; encoded by the coding sequence ATGGCGGTTGATGGCGATATAATTACTGACTTTTGTAATTTTCCCTTTATGGTTTATAAGGTTGGGGCAGAGCAAACTTATCTGGATATCACCGCCGATTTATTGGTGGTGCCTGATTATTGGGCAGTAGCGCGGGAGTGGTTGTTTCAATTCACGGCGCAAACTCATTTACAAGACATATTGGCGATTGATGGTTATAGCATCTGGTGGACCTTAATCTATGCTAAAGCGGAACCCAGTTTATCGGATTTTAGCAATTCTTTTGCCTGGATTGATTTTTTATCAGCCGTGTACAGGCAGTTTCAACCCAAAATGATAACTATTTATGGCTCGCATGAGGTTATCATTCAAATAGCCCGCCAGCTTTTTACCGGAGCCGCTCTTCAAATTAAACCTAAAATGGTAAAGCATGCAGGCCGGACTATTTTTCCCTCTTCCCATCTGATTTTGCTAGTTGTTCGGGTAGGGCTGAGTATTGTCTGTATGATTTACAATCTGCTCAGGCATCCCGACATTTGTTTCTTTTCATCTGCAAATTCAATCCGAAACAAGGCAATTGGTCAGAAGCAGGAACTGCGGGATGTGTATATGGGAGAAATTGCTCAATTATTGCAGACTCGAGGGAAACGGATAACATTTGTTGAGCGATATGCGGTAAATGCTTTGTGGCGCGGGCTGTGGTTCCGGCGCTTGTTTTTTTCCAGCGACCTGCTACTGGCTTTGAGCCATCCTCGTCTCAATTGGCTGGTTGGTCATTATTATATTGTTCGTAAGTGGCAGAAAGTGTGGGCAGAGGGTCAATCATCTTTGGCTGCTTATATGCGCTACCAGGAATATGATATCTCCTCATCGCTTCTGCCGTTGGTACGGGAGGCGTTTTTTAAGGCGGCTCATCTGGAGAGTGGCGTTAAATTGTGGTATTGGCTGCTGAAGTGCTGGCGTCCCAAACTACTGTTTATAGATTGCGCTTATTGCACGCTGGTAACGCCGGTAAATATAGCCGCCAAGTTATTACGTATCCCAACAGTTGAACAGCAACACGGCATCATTGGTCAAAATCATATCTCATATCGTATTCCGCCCCATCTAAGAAATAAGTCGCAACTTCCGCTGTGTGACTTTTTGGTGGCCTGGGGAGATTATGCCAAACGTGTGGTAGTGGAGTCGGCAGTTTATACTGCCGATAACGTTGTGGTCTGTGGATTTCCCCGGCTGGATTCGTTGTTAAAATCGTTTACGCCTCGGGGGGATATATTGACCCGGTTGAATATTCCCGCAACCGCGCCGGTTATACTTTATGCCTCCAATCCGACTGTTCAGGGCCTCTATCCTGAAATTTTGGATAGCATTCAAAAAACGTTTACTTCTCCAGTTTATTGGATTATTAAGTTACATCCGGCTGAAAAAACGCGTCTACTATGGCAACATGCCATTAAACAGCGTCATCTTAAGCAAGTGATAGTCATAGAAGAAGAAGTGGATTTTTATACGCTATTGGCTGCCGCCGATTTACATATTAGTTTCTGTTCTACCACGATGGTTGAGGCAAGCGTGTTTGGTAAGCCCAATCTCGGCCTTGATTTGCCCACTACGCTTGATCCAATTGGATATACCAAAGCAGGCGCTTATTTACCCGTTGCGCCGCATCAAGTAGGACAGATGGTTAATACATTGCTGCAAGATAAAGCCCAAATGGAACTTCTTTTGCAAAAACAAGAGGCGTTTGCCAAAGATTGGTGCCGGCATGAAGGGAAGGCGGTTGAATGTACCGTGGATTTTATCGAAGCCCAATTGGACAAGGCGCAAAATTTAGAAGCATGA